From Bos mutus isolate GX-2022 chromosome 5, NWIPB_WYAK_1.1, whole genome shotgun sequence, one genomic window encodes:
- the LOC102287747 gene encoding olfactory receptor 8S1, whose product MTLGNHTIVTQFLLLGLSTDPHIQALLFVLFLEIYLLTLMGNLMMLLVIRADSHLHMPMFFFLSHLSLLDLCLSSVTVPKILKDLLSETKTISLRGCLAQGFFVLITAGTECFLLSAMAYDRYAAICHPLLYGQMMKKQLCVQLVWGSWGLASLNAFINTLLAANLDFCENHTISHYSCEVPSLFPLSCSDVSINLIVLLCSSLMHGFGTLLPIVFSYAHIVSTILSISSSSGRSKTFSTCSSHLTAVSFFFGSGFLRYLMPTSGSPLELIFSVQYGVVTPMVNPLIYSLRNKEVKAAVRRTLGKYMRLSR is encoded by the coding sequence ATGACTTTGGGGAACCACACCATCGTCACTCAATTCCTCCTCCTCGGGCTGTCTACTGACCCACACATCCAGGCTCTGCTCTTTGTGTTGTTCCTAGAGATTTACCTCCTGACACTAATGGGGAACCTGATGATGCTACTGGTGATCAGGGCTGATTCTCACCTTCACATGCCCATGTTCTTCTTTCTGAGTCATCTCTCTCTCCTAGATCTTTGTTTATCTTCAGTCACTGTGCCCAAGATACTGAAGGACCTCCTGTCTGAGACAAAAACCATCTCACTAAGGGGCTGCCTGGCTCAAGGCTTCTTTGTGCTTATTACTGCTGGAACTGAGTGCTTTCTGCTCTCAgcaatggcctatgaccgctatgccGCTATCTGCCACCCTCTACTCTATGGACAAATGATGAAGAAACAGTTGTGTGTACAGCTTGTATGGGGCTCATGGGGTTTGGCCTCTTTGAACGCATTTATTAACACCCTTCTAGCTGCCAACCTGGACTTCTGTGAGAACCATACCATTAGCCACTACAGCTGTGAGGtaccctctctcttccctctgtccTGCTCTGATGTCTCCATCAACCTCATAGTCCTGCTGTGTTCCAGCCTGATGCATGGATTTGGGACCCTCCTCCCAATAGTCTTTTCCTATGCTCATATTGTCTCCACTATTCTGAGCATCAGCTCCTCCTCAGGCCGAAGCAAGACCTTCTCTACCTGCTCGTCCCACCTCACTGCAGTGAGCTTCTTCTTTGGCTCTGGGTTTCTCCGCTATCTCATGCCAACTTCAGGATCCCCTCTGGAGTTGATCTTCTCTGTGCAGTATGGTGTGGTCACTCCCATGGTGAATCCTCTcatctacagcctgaggaacaaGGAAGTAAAGGCAGCTGTGAGAAGAACACTGGGAAAATATATGCGATTGTccagatga